Proteins found in one Campylobacter concisus genomic segment:
- a CDS encoding flagellar export protein FliJ has product MKSKFTSIVRVKKQEMDKVEAKLAVARLNVRNFEENLVHLRARLEEFCLPKSGNISELKENLEFIKIARQELNACKESLEIAKKEVSHYEHKYKNANLEYEKMKYLEKEEFKKEIKRIQKAEALALDEFAVMKFTTKSEF; this is encoded by the coding sequence ATGAAAAGCAAATTTACCTCTATCGTCCGTGTAAAAAAACAAGAGATGGATAAGGTAGAGGCAAAGCTTGCCGTTGCTAGGCTTAATGTAAGAAATTTTGAAGAAAATTTAGTACATTTAAGAGCAAGGCTTGAGGAGTTTTGCTTGCCAAAAAGTGGCAATATAAGCGAGTTAAAGGAAAATTTAGAGTTTATAAAGATAGCAAGGCAAGAGTTAAATGCCTGCAAAGAGAGCCTTGAGATAGCTAAAAAAGAGGTTTCGCATTACGAACATAAATATAAAAATGCAAATTTAGAGTACGAAAAGATGAAATATCTAGAAAAAGAAGAGTTTAAAAAAGAGATAAAACGCATACAAAAGGCCGAAGCACTTGCGCTTGATGAGTTTGCGGTGATGAAATTTACAACTAAGAGCGAGTTTTGA
- a CDS encoding MotE family protein, protein MRAVLLLLTILNFAFCFEVPVDCTQIFEARKEEISKELEIIDEQRQALEVFRASSAAAYEENNKKLAKKEADINATMKVIEQKRKEIDEAIAKNEKILKELRTMTSDKVNESYSKMKDGAAAEVLSKMPRSNAATILYALDAKKISTIMAKMDPKVASEITTLLQKGPPFADEKGDMPTPAGSINIQ, encoded by the coding sequence ATGAGAGCGGTTTTATTACTCTTAACTATTTTAAATTTTGCATTTTGTTTTGAAGTACCAGTTGACTGTACGCAAATTTTTGAAGCTAGAAAAGAAGAAATTTCAAAGGAACTTGAGATCATAGACGAGCAGCGCCAAGCTTTAGAGGTATTTCGTGCAAGCTCAGCAGCAGCCTATGAAGAAAATAATAAAAAGCTTGCCAAAAAAGAAGCTGATATAAATGCGACAATGAAAGTAATCGAGCAAAAACGCAAAGAGATCGATGAAGCGATCGCTAAAAATGAGAAAATTTTAAAAGAACTTCGCACAATGACTAGCGATAAAGTCAATGAGTCATATTCTAAGATGAAAGATGGCGCGGCAGCTGAGGTTCTCTCTAAAATGCCTAGATCAAACGCAGCCACCATACTTTATGCTCTTGATGCCAAAAAGATATCTACTATCATGGCAAAAATGGATCCAAAAGTAGCATCCGAGATCACCACTTTGCTTCAAAAAGGGCCACCATTTGCTGATGAAAAAGGCGATATGCCAACCCCAGCTGGTAGCATAAATATTCAGTAA
- a CDS encoding TerC/Alx family metal homeostasis membrane protein, whose translation MSEIQTIIVFLIMVSLAFGIDLFAHKHDEKISLKQAGIWSIFWIGASVLFGIYLYFERGSEIASLYFAGYALEKSLSVDNLFVMMAIFSWFNIPEIYRHRVLYFGVIGAMIFRLIFVAVGTMLFAISPWMELIFAAIVAYSAVMMIKKDKCDEDIKDYSNHIAYRAVYRFFPVLPQLFGHSFFVKFSEISKQISDSQKTTLNDQILRLKATWIATPLFLCLCVIELSDVIFAFDSVPAVIAVSKDPVIVYSAMIFAILGLRTLYFVLEALKNFLKYLEISVIVLLFFIVAKLAVNATAHIFHNGFEISAQISLFIILVILGVGVVASLVKK comes from the coding sequence ATGTCAGAAATTCAAACAATTATAGTTTTTCTTATAATGGTATCGCTTGCCTTTGGAATAGATCTTTTTGCTCATAAACATGATGAGAAAATTTCACTAAAACAAGCTGGCATTTGGTCTATCTTTTGGATAGGAGCTTCGGTACTTTTTGGTATATATTTATATTTTGAGCGAGGCAGTGAGATAGCAAGTCTTTATTTTGCAGGATATGCGCTAGAAAAGTCGCTCTCGGTAGATAATCTTTTTGTGATGATGGCGATTTTTTCATGGTTTAATATACCTGAAATTTATCGCCACAGAGTGCTTTATTTTGGCGTTATAGGAGCTATGATATTTAGGCTCATCTTTGTAGCCGTAGGTACGATGCTTTTTGCCATCTCGCCTTGGATGGAGCTAATATTTGCAGCAATAGTCGCATATAGTGCCGTAATGATGATAAAAAAAGATAAGTGCGATGAGGATATAAAAGATTATTCAAACCACATAGCTTATAGGGCAGTTTACCGCTTCTTTCCGGTTTTACCACAGCTTTTTGGACACAGTTTTTTTGTTAAATTTAGCGAAATTTCTAAGCAAATTTCAGATAGTCAAAAAACTACACTTAACGATCAAATTTTAAGGCTAAAAGCCACTTGGATAGCAACACCATTATTCTTGTGTCTTTGCGTGATTGAGCTAAGCGATGTGATATTTGCTTTTGATAGCGTTCCAGCTGTCATTGCTGTGAGCAAAGATCCTGTGATTGTTTATTCAGCGATGATATTTGCGATACTTGGGCTAAGAACGCTTTATTTTGTGCTTGAAGCACTCAAAAATTTTTTAAAGTATTTAGAAATTTCTGTGATCGTGCTTTTATTTTTTATCGTAGCAAAGCTAGCTGTAAATGCGACTGCTCATATCTTTCATAACGGATTTGAAATTTCTGCACAAATTAGCCTTTTTATCATTCTAGTCATCCTTGGAGTTGGAGTCGTAGCAAGTTTGGTCAAGAAATAG